The following is a genomic window from Oceanispirochaeta sp..
ATTCCCGGGATTTAGAACCATCCCGGGAGTCACTCCTACCGACTGAGTTACAAATTTATTTTTCGAAGCAGACGCTTCATTCAATTTCAAGGAATAAAAAATGATATCCAAGAAGCCCGTATCAGCCCTCAGAAAGGGATACACAGGGACAGTGCTGCTCTTTTTGCTACCCTGGCTCTTTTCTCTCATCGTCTTCTGGTATGGACCTATTTTCTATACAGCCGTTCTGAGTCTGATGAAATACCGCCTCATAGGGGGAGGAAATTTCATAGGTTTTGATAATTATGTAAAGATATTTCAGGACAAATATTTCTGGATCGGATTGCAGAATACCTTTGTATTTATACTGATGTTTGTTCCCGCAAACTTGGCATTAGGATTGTTTACTGCCTACCTGCTGAATATGGATATCAAATATAAAGGACTCTGGCGCGCCATCATATATGTACCAGCAGTTCTTCCCGTGGTAGCTGTTCTTGTTCTTGGAAAGTTTATGTTCTACCCCAATGGACTGATCAATAGTGTTATTGAGGTTTTCGGAATCAAAGGGCCATTATGGCTGGCTGATCCCCGATTGATTAAACCGGCATCAGTCATGCTGATGATGTGGCAGTGCGGAACGGCAATGGTCGTTTATCTGGGAGCCCTCCAGGGAGTCCCCAAACAACTCTATGAAGCTGCGGACATTGATGGACTGGGTAAAACCGGACAGTTTATGAGAGTCACAATTCCTATGATCTCTCCCACAATTCTATTTCGGATGGTCATAGACGTCATATTCGGTCTGATGATTTTTGTGCCCGGACTGATCTTACCTGAAGGGAATGTACCAGGGGGACCAGGAACATCCTCCCGATTTTATGCGCTGCATATTTATGAAAAAGCATTCCAGAGATTTAATCTGGGAGAAGCTTCCGCCCTGGCCACAATTCTCATTATTCTCAGCATGATCATTACATATTTCATCATGAGAATGAGTAATAGATATGTACACTACGAGGCATAATGATGACACAAATTAACTTTAAAACGAAGAATCTATTCAAATATATGGTAATGGTCTTTGTCTGTGCCATCTTTTTCTCCCCTTTTGTCTATCTTATATCAACAGCATTAAAGGATCAGAATCAGATCATAACAGCACCGAGAACTATGTTTCCCCTACCGCTCCATTTTGAAAACTTCAGAACTGTCATGCAGAACTATCCCATGGGACGGTATTTTGCCAACACGTTTACAGTTGTTCTATTTGCCATAATCGGAAATATTATAGTCAGTACGCTGACGGGGTATGCCTTGGCAAGAATGGTGTTCAAAGGCCGGGAGCTTCTGTTCAATTTAACTTTGGCC
Proteins encoded in this region:
- a CDS encoding carbohydrate ABC transporter permease, which gives rise to MISKKPVSALRKGYTGTVLLFLLPWLFSLIVFWYGPIFYTAVLSLMKYRLIGGGNFIGFDNYVKIFQDKYFWIGLQNTFVFILMFVPANLALGLFTAYLLNMDIKYKGLWRAIIYVPAVLPVVAVLVLGKFMFYPNGLINSVIEVFGIKGPLWLADPRLIKPASVMLMMWQCGTAMVVYLGALQGVPKQLYEAADIDGLGKTGQFMRVTIPMISPTILFRMVIDVIFGLMIFVPGLILPEGNVPGGPGTSSRFYALHIYEKAFQRFNLGEASALATILIILSMIITYFIMRMSNRYVHYEA